In Streptomyces alboniger, the following are encoded in one genomic region:
- a CDS encoding non-ribosomal peptide synthetase yields MYDAGLETLAKTCGTTRERVAVAAFAALLYRYTGRNHVELALSRDRSDDTAVRLTVTGETTFRALVKDAGAAQEHPAGGHIPTAVSFGATVPADLPYEAQLVLPTLDEGPLPVELRYDETVFDTATAERLLDHFHALLAEGLARPDLPLAELEFLGESELHRILVEWNATAAELPHPGSCLHEAFEAQAARAPDAVVVAQDDQLLTFRQVNAAANRLAHRLRRLGVGPDRRVGLYLDQSPDLLVAILGVLKAGGAYVPLDPGYPSARVATMITGVSCVAVISRSDLADGLPRAEGPGGAHLIVLDRAADEPAAEPDHDPHPVAGPDNLCYVMHTSGSTGTPKPIALCHRGVMNNIADLNTRFAVGPGDSVLGLSSPSFDMSVYEFLGVPIGGGTLVLPSPGRTRDPGHWAELSARHRVTLWNTAPALLELVLEHLDHAERPAPDDQPAHPRPADPRPTGRALPLRDLRLVMLAGDWIPLRLPDRTRSRAPGCRFISLGGATEASIYSTVFEVETTDPAWTSIPYGRPMANQRVYILDDALRPVPPGVTGELYLAGTGLAREYLDQPERTAERFLPWSYGPVSERLYRTGDLARFDADGLIELIGRVDLQVKIHGLRVELTEIEAALRDHPAVKEAVVTAQTDAAGAPVLVGYAVPHESAGFRADDVREHLASRLPSHMVPGVLLTLPALPLSPNGKIDRKALPAAFAPGTAGPDPAAPAEDRPRGAWEARLGAAWQEVLGVASVRRDDDFFVLGGDSMKAMRTMTLIPGFTLADLYRYPTLRELAGHLENTAGDPGAEPSGDHV; encoded by the coding sequence ATGTACGACGCGGGCCTCGAGACGCTGGCGAAGACCTGTGGGACCACACGGGAACGGGTCGCCGTCGCCGCGTTCGCCGCTCTGCTGTACCGGTACACCGGCCGCAACCACGTCGAACTCGCCCTGAGCCGGGACCGATCCGACGACACCGCCGTCCGTCTGACGGTCACCGGGGAGACCACCTTCCGCGCGCTGGTGAAGGACGCCGGTGCGGCACAGGAGCACCCGGCGGGGGGCCACATCCCCACGGCCGTCAGCTTCGGAGCGACGGTGCCGGCCGACCTTCCGTACGAGGCACAGCTCGTACTGCCCACCCTCGACGAGGGGCCGCTGCCGGTCGAACTGCGCTACGACGAGACGGTCTTCGACACCGCCACGGCCGAGCGACTGCTCGACCATTTCCACGCCCTGCTGGCCGAGGGGCTCGCCCGCCCGGACCTGCCCCTGGCGGAGCTGGAGTTCCTCGGCGAGAGCGAGCTGCACCGGATACTCGTCGAGTGGAACGCCACCGCGGCGGAACTGCCGCACCCTGGGTCGTGTCTGCACGAGGCGTTCGAGGCTCAGGCCGCGCGCGCCCCGGACGCCGTCGTCGTGGCCCAGGACGACCAGTTGCTGACATTCCGTCAGGTCAACGCGGCCGCCAACCGGCTGGCCCACCGGCTGCGGAGACTCGGCGTCGGGCCGGACCGGCGTGTAGGCCTGTACCTCGACCAGTCGCCCGATCTCCTGGTCGCCATCCTCGGCGTGCTCAAGGCGGGCGGCGCCTACGTACCGCTCGACCCCGGCTACCCGAGCGCGCGCGTGGCCACCATGATCACGGGCGTCTCCTGCGTGGCCGTGATCAGCCGAAGCGACCTCGCCGACGGCCTCCCGCGGGCCGAGGGGCCCGGCGGAGCCCATCTGATCGTCCTCGACCGCGCGGCCGACGAGCCGGCCGCCGAGCCCGACCACGACCCGCATCCCGTCGCCGGCCCGGACAACCTCTGCTACGTCATGCATACGTCCGGCTCCACCGGCACGCCCAAGCCCATCGCCCTGTGCCACCGCGGCGTGATGAACAACATCGCGGACCTCAACACCCGCTTCGCCGTGGGACCGGGCGACAGCGTGCTGGGCCTGTCGTCGCCGAGCTTCGACATGTCCGTGTACGAATTCCTGGGCGTGCCCATCGGCGGAGGCACCCTGGTGCTGCCCTCGCCCGGCCGCACCAGGGACCCCGGACACTGGGCTGAGCTGTCGGCCCGCCACCGGGTCACCCTCTGGAACACCGCGCCCGCGCTGCTGGAACTGGTCCTGGAACACCTCGACCACGCCGAGCGGCCCGCCCCCGACGACCAGCCCGCTCACCCGAGGCCCGCCGACCCGCGGCCGACCGGCCGGGCGCTGCCCCTGCGCGACCTGCGGCTGGTGATGCTCGCCGGTGACTGGATCCCGCTGCGGTTGCCGGACCGGACCCGCTCCCGCGCACCCGGGTGCCGTTTCATCTCCCTCGGCGGGGCCACGGAAGCGTCCATCTACTCGACCGTCTTCGAGGTCGAGACCACCGACCCGGCCTGGACGAGCATCCCGTACGGGCGCCCCATGGCCAACCAGCGCGTGTACATCCTCGACGACGCCCTGCGGCCCGTACCGCCCGGTGTCACGGGCGAGTTGTACCTGGCCGGCACCGGGCTCGCCCGCGAATACCTGGACCAGCCCGAGCGGACCGCGGAGCGCTTCCTGCCGTGGTCGTACGGACCTGTGAGCGAGCGCCTCTACCGCACCGGAGACCTGGCCCGGTTCGACGCCGACGGACTGATCGAGCTGATCGGCCGGGTCGACCTCCAGGTGAAGATCCACGGCCTGCGCGTCGAACTCACCGAGATCGAGGCGGCGTTGCGCGACCACCCGGCCGTCAAGGAGGCCGTGGTGACGGCACAGACCGATGCCGCCGGAGCCCCGGTCCTGGTCGGCTACGCCGTGCCGCACGAGAGCGCCGGCTTCAGGGCCGACGACGTACGCGAGCACCTGGCGTCCCGGCTCCCGTCGCACATGGTCCCCGGCGTCCTGCTCACGCTGCCGGCCCTTCCTCTCAGCCCCAACGGCAAGATCGACCGCAAGGCCCTTCCCGCCGCGTTCGCGCCCGGAACGGCCGGACCGGACCCCGCGGCGCCCGCCGAGGACCGGCCGCGGGGCGCCTGGGAGGCACGGCTCGGCGCGGCCTGGCAGGAGGTCCTGGGCGTCGCGTCGGTGCGCCGGGACGACGACTTCTTCGTGCTCGGCGGCGACTCGATGAAGGCCATGCGCACCATGACGCTGATACCGGGCTTCACCCTCGCGGACCTGTACCGGTATCCGACCCTGCGGGAACTGGCCGGGCATCTGGAGAACACCGCGGGCGACCCGGGCGCCGAGCCGTCCGGCGACCACGTCTGA
- a CDS encoding cytochrome P450, protein MTADPTGPVGGPTIPFHMIDPAVHPDPDTCDTWRELREKHPVVRCETGDGGPGFWAVTRYRDIAAVYRDTARLGSEQGNMLGTLLTGGDSAGGQMLVVTDPPRHTAVRRMLMGAFSARAMAPVVDSVRIATRGLVGALVEAGGGDFVADVAAQIPLIAICELLDVPPADRAAMLEMTMAALGAEGSRESREEAARAQHEILLYYAGLLPGRRKAPGEDIVSLLATEEADGVRLSDAEVLLNCYNIIIGGDETTRLSSAGAALALMENPEQWERLRQDEGLLDPAVEEVLRWTTPVTHVGRTATVDIELRDRRITAGSIVTLWNISANRDAEIFEEPYRFDISRSPNRHLTLGHGPHFCLGGPLARVELRVMLEELRRQVGELEPAGPVERITSSFLTGVSRLPVRCSAGA, encoded by the coding sequence ATGACCGCTGACCCCACCGGCCCCGTCGGCGGGCCCACGATTCCCTTCCACATGATCGACCCGGCCGTGCATCCGGACCCGGACACCTGCGACACCTGGCGCGAACTGCGGGAGAAGCACCCGGTCGTTCGGTGCGAGACCGGAGACGGCGGCCCGGGGTTCTGGGCGGTCACGCGCTACCGTGACATCGCCGCGGTCTACCGGGACACCGCGCGGCTCGGTTCGGAGCAGGGCAACATGCTCGGCACCCTGCTCACCGGCGGGGACTCCGCGGGCGGCCAGATGCTGGTGGTCACCGATCCGCCCCGGCACACCGCCGTGCGCCGCATGCTGATGGGCGCGTTCTCGGCCCGGGCCATGGCCCCGGTCGTGGACAGCGTGCGGATCGCCACCCGCGGCCTGGTGGGGGCCCTGGTGGAGGCGGGCGGGGGTGACTTCGTCGCCGATGTCGCGGCGCAGATCCCGCTCATCGCGATCTGCGAACTGCTCGACGTGCCGCCCGCGGACCGCGCCGCGATGCTGGAGATGACCATGGCCGCGCTGGGCGCGGAGGGCTCGCGGGAATCCAGGGAAGAGGCCGCGCGGGCCCAGCACGAGATCCTGCTCTACTACGCCGGACTGCTTCCCGGTCGCCGCAAGGCGCCCGGGGAGGACATCGTGAGCCTGCTCGCCACCGAGGAGGCCGACGGTGTCCGGCTCAGCGACGCCGAGGTACTGCTGAACTGCTACAACATCATCATCGGCGGCGACGAGACGACACGGCTGTCGTCCGCGGGCGCGGCGCTGGCGCTGATGGAGAACCCGGAGCAGTGGGAGCGGCTGCGCCAGGACGAGGGGCTGCTCGATCCCGCGGTGGAGGAGGTGCTGCGCTGGACGACTCCGGTGACGCACGTCGGCCGTACCGCCACGGTGGACATCGAGCTGAGGGACCGGCGGATCACCGCCGGCAGCATCGTGACGCTGTGGAACATCTCGGCGAACCGGGACGCGGAGATCTTCGAGGAGCCCTACCGCTTCGACATCTCCCGCAGCCCGAACCGGCACCTGACCCTCGGCCACGGCCCGCACTTCTGTCTGGGGGGACCGCTGGCCCGGGTGGAACTGCGGGTCATGCTGGAGGAGTTGCGCCGTCAGGTCGGTGAACTGGAGCCGGCCGGGCCGGTCGAGCGGATCACCTCCAGCTTTCTGACGGGTGTCAGCCGGCTCCCGGTGCGATGTTCGGCGGGTGCGTGA
- a CDS encoding MbtH family protein — MRSPFETPADTVGSFLALVNDRHEYSLWPAAADVPAGWSVAYGPADRSDCLELIEGAWADDLIGASHDR; from the coding sequence GTGAGAAGTCCCTTCGAGACCCCGGCCGACACCGTGGGCAGCTTCCTCGCTCTGGTCAACGACCGGCACGAGTACTCGTTGTGGCCCGCCGCGGCGGACGTGCCGGCCGGGTGGTCGGTCGCGTACGGGCCTGCCGACCGCTCGGACTGCCTGGAGCTGATCGAAGGAGCCTGGGCGGACGACCTGATCGGGGCCTCGCATGACCGCTGA
- a CDS encoding amino acid adenylation domain-containing protein, with translation MSTHQAGHAQAPTAALPRTAVAATPHQQQLYVAHELTPDHTDHELRLTVTFEGTTDTTRLRSAVAACVRRHDALRTRFTFEGTTLVQSVHSEPPSLWEQPDAAFDPERGPLLRAAVEPNGHTGLRLTLSLHRMVADERSLDLLLDDLLAAWQAQEGPGAVHLPASPAPQFTEYAATAADGSVAAAPDAEDPAPPRLPGILPGRAATHRLRFPAQALTGLRDLCAAAGAGLDDGLTALLALLVARYADTDDVLLATVRDERGTAFASAVGPFTTPLTSHADLTGDPDFRTVLGRLRHLAPRGAGADWPDEQPPLPVAFELRASHAAVRELPDGVVATRQDTPPPHPHALRLTVTPDGQARFDAAWPDWLTEQFARHYAQLLTEVVRSPCAPVHTLAVPAAGQTADAAPEVGEETVLDRFVRHAAERPDAVAVRHGREQLTYAELDRRSNRLARHLRQLGVGPEVLVGLSAERSPELVVAILGIQKAGGAYVPLDPAYPDARLSFIVRDTALTHVLVDGRPGGWLDGFTGSVVSLRNDAAAIAAHPAEAPDHRVHPNDLAYVIHTSGSTGEPKGTLIPHRNVARLFTSTAHWFGFGPDDVWTLFHSYAFDFSVWELWGALAHGGRLVVVPYEISRDPGALLRLLAAEGVTVLNQTPSAFAVLMREEERADVAVPALRYVVFGGEALEPRTLGPWFARHPDGPRLVNMYGITETTVHVTYRPISPRDAEEGTGSGSVIGVAIPDLVLDVLDHRGRPVPDGVTGELYVRGAGLARGYLGRPELTAARFVTLPGGRAYRTGDLVRRLPGGELEYRGRADDQMKIRGFRIEPGEVEAALVGHPDVREALVSAVDDGGGGGPRLVAHVVSERAGLGAAELRDHLLDALPPHMVPAAFVVLDSFPLTVNGKVDRRRLPAPSRAADAPVTASANRAEEILVQVWSEVLGHERVGTDENYFLLGGDSIRTIGLLSRARERGLDFRLQDLLRYQTIRDLAPHTSLVAPGSGGTRYRPLSLLTAEDRAALPADVEDAFPLSQLQAGMLYHSGLDAAERIYHNVCGYHIRAAWSEDAWRTAVDSMVADHQILRVSFHLEGFGEPLQLVHRRVTAPVSFEDLRQLDEAGRRAALDERFTAEKRTPFSWEQAPLIRFHVQRLTDHTFQLWVTEHHAILDGWSERSLITELFDRYLRCVDGPRTSEVVFPEPPAARFGAFVAEERAAVADEEHRAFWAEHLADCEFTALPRLRPATGRPDMRIVPVELPPHEASALTECAERLGVPMRTLLLAAHLRVVSLLTGSPDVVTGVVYNGRTEDRDGDRVLGMFLNTLPFRTQLTGGTWDDLVTAVHRTDIAVQPHRRFPMPEIKRAVGGRELFEAFFNFTRFHVYRSVLDRAAELEVLDERRVTNTSIPFGAEFSQDLASAAVRLHLRYDADRFTDEQVAEIGGYYRRTLTALATAPGDRYEHTVLLSEAELRRLDRWHGDPVPRDGNRLFPALLEDRARERPHAPAVVDGSATLGYAELNSRANRLARELLARGAGPGRVVALALPRSAELLVALVAVLKTGAAYLPVDPRYPRERIALLLTDARPTLLVTDAGTDRALPAADVPRLVLDEPATDRAGRPDGDVTDAERPRPLRPADPAYIIYTSGSTGMPKGVVVSHANMADLLAWLAGFLGTEGLTQVQATTSVSFDVSVFEIFGPLATGGTVRIHRDLLALAEEETLAAGPVTAPALVSGVPSVFADLIRRLDPAVTAGTVVLAGEQLGAAVANEIAAAFPGARVANIYGPSEAPVYATGWLGDGPFDQAPPVGRPSWNTRAYVLDQGLCPVPVAVPGELYLGGPGLAAGYLGRPSLTAERFVADPYGEPGARMYRTGDLVRWLPDGNLEFLGRLDDQVKINGFRIELGEVEAVLVRHPHVAQAAVAVREDRPGDRRLVGYVVLEPGAATDGPALRRHVEGTLPRHMVPMVVTLPALPRTPNGKLDRRALPAPDPGRAAGREERPPGTALEKELATLFGEVLGTDGPDGRLGAHDSFFDLGGHSLLAFRLLGLLRSRFGARFGIDTLFRVPTVAGLAALLDGPAPEVDPGGALDVLIPLRPHGGREPLFCFHPGVGLGWVYSGLLRHLDADRPVYGLQSRGLDDPAALIPDLTAMARDHVAQLRSVQPQGPYHLLGWSMGGILAHEAARLLRAEGEEVALLALLDSYPRRPDARPVDYDQPEALAEVLHSLGIRHPDGAPPLDPAAALRVLTEHGSPLGTLSSGQLASVAEVFTNNVNAQRRHDSRPVDVDVLFFEAMEGKAPDPEGPGDWAPYTSGRIESHPIACRHGDMLAPGPLADIAAVLARRLDGPDHTA, from the coding sequence GTGAGCACCCATCAGGCGGGCCATGCGCAGGCACCGACGGCCGCCCTGCCGCGGACCGCCGTCGCGGCCACACCGCACCAGCAGCAGCTCTACGTCGCCCACGAGCTGACACCGGATCACACAGATCACGAGCTGCGGTTGACCGTCACCTTCGAGGGCACCACCGACACCACGCGGCTGCGGTCCGCCGTGGCCGCGTGCGTACGGCGCCACGACGCACTGCGCACCCGCTTCACCTTCGAGGGCACCACGCTGGTGCAGTCGGTGCACAGCGAGCCGCCGTCGTTGTGGGAGCAGCCGGACGCCGCCTTCGACCCGGAGCGGGGACCGCTGCTGCGGGCCGCTGTGGAACCGAACGGCCACACCGGTCTCAGGCTGACGCTGTCCCTGCATCGTATGGTCGCCGACGAACGCTCGCTCGACCTCCTCCTCGACGACCTCCTGGCCGCGTGGCAGGCTCAGGAAGGGCCGGGGGCCGTACACCTGCCCGCCTCGCCCGCACCGCAGTTCACCGAGTACGCCGCGACCGCCGCGGACGGCTCCGTCGCCGCGGCCCCGGACGCCGAGGACCCCGCACCACCGCGGCTTCCCGGCATCCTTCCCGGCCGGGCCGCCACCCATCGGTTGCGCTTTCCTGCGCAGGCCCTGACGGGTCTGCGCGACCTGTGCGCGGCGGCCGGCGCCGGCCTGGACGACGGGCTGACCGCCCTCCTGGCCCTGCTGGTCGCCCGGTACGCGGACACCGACGACGTCCTTCTCGCCACGGTCCGCGACGAGCGCGGGACCGCGTTCGCCTCCGCCGTCGGCCCGTTCACCACTCCCCTGACCAGCCACGCGGACCTGACCGGGGACCCGGACTTCCGCACCGTGCTCGGACGGCTCCGGCATCTGGCCCCTCGCGGCGCCGGGGCCGACTGGCCGGACGAACAGCCGCCGCTCCCCGTCGCCTTCGAGTTGCGCGCAAGCCACGCCGCCGTGCGGGAGCTGCCGGACGGAGTCGTCGCCACCCGCCAGGACACTCCCCCGCCGCACCCCCATGCGCTGCGGCTGACCGTCACACCGGACGGGCAGGCACGCTTCGACGCCGCCTGGCCCGACTGGCTGACCGAGCAGTTCGCCCGGCACTACGCCCAGCTCCTCACCGAGGTCGTACGCAGCCCGTGCGCCCCGGTGCACACCCTCGCGGTGCCTGCCGCCGGGCAAACGGCCGACGCGGCGCCGGAGGTGGGCGAGGAGACCGTCCTCGACCGGTTCGTCCGTCATGCCGCCGAGCGGCCCGACGCCGTCGCGGTCCGCCACGGCCGGGAACAGCTGACCTACGCCGAGCTCGACCGGCGCTCCAACCGGCTCGCCCGGCACCTGCGGCAGCTCGGCGTGGGCCCCGAGGTCCTGGTCGGCCTGAGCGCCGAACGGTCCCCGGAGCTGGTCGTGGCGATCCTGGGCATTCAAAAGGCGGGCGGCGCCTACGTCCCGCTGGACCCGGCGTACCCGGACGCCCGGCTGTCCTTCATCGTGAGGGACACCGCGCTGACGCACGTACTGGTCGACGGGCGGCCGGGCGGCTGGCTGGACGGCTTCACCGGCAGCGTGGTCTCGCTCCGGAACGACGCGGCCGCCATCGCCGCGCACCCGGCCGAGGCACCGGACCACCGGGTCCACCCGAACGACCTGGCGTACGTCATCCACACCTCGGGTTCCACGGGAGAGCCCAAGGGCACTCTCATCCCGCACCGCAACGTCGCCCGGCTGTTCACCTCGACCGCGCACTGGTTCGGGTTCGGCCCCGATGACGTCTGGACACTGTTCCACTCCTACGCCTTCGACTTCTCGGTGTGGGAGCTGTGGGGTGCGCTGGCCCACGGCGGCCGGCTCGTCGTCGTCCCGTACGAGATCAGCCGGGACCCCGGTGCGCTCCTGCGGCTCCTGGCCGCCGAAGGTGTCACCGTCCTCAACCAGACCCCGTCGGCGTTCGCCGTGCTGATGCGCGAGGAGGAGCGCGCGGACGTCGCCGTACCCGCCCTCAGGTACGTGGTGTTCGGCGGCGAGGCGCTGGAGCCGCGAACGCTGGGCCCGTGGTTCGCACGGCATCCCGACGGACCGCGCCTGGTGAACATGTACGGCATCACCGAGACGACCGTCCACGTCACCTACCGGCCCATCTCGCCGCGGGACGCCGAGGAGGGCACCGGCAGCGGCAGCGTCATCGGAGTCGCCATCCCGGACCTCGTGCTGGACGTCCTCGACCACCGGGGCCGCCCCGTGCCCGACGGGGTCACCGGCGAGCTGTACGTGCGAGGTGCCGGACTCGCCCGTGGTTACCTCGGGCGCCCGGAGCTGACCGCGGCCCGCTTCGTCACGCTGCCCGGCGGGCGGGCCTATCGCACCGGCGACCTGGTTCGGCGGCTGCCCGGCGGGGAGCTGGAGTACCGCGGCCGGGCCGACGACCAGATGAAGATCCGGGGCTTCCGGATCGAGCCGGGAGAGGTGGAGGCGGCGCTCGTCGGGCATCCGGACGTCCGGGAGGCCCTGGTGTCGGCCGTCGACGACGGTGGGGGCGGCGGCCCGCGGCTCGTGGCCCACGTCGTCTCCGAGCGGGCGGGCCTGGGCGCGGCAGAGCTGCGGGACCACCTCCTCGACGCGCTGCCTCCCCATATGGTTCCGGCTGCCTTCGTAGTGCTCGACAGCTTCCCGCTCACCGTCAACGGCAAGGTCGACAGGCGCCGCCTGCCCGCCCCGTCCCGCGCGGCCGACGCGCCGGTGACCGCCTCGGCCAACCGGGCGGAGGAAATCCTCGTCCAGGTCTGGAGCGAGGTGCTCGGCCATGAGCGGGTGGGCACCGACGAGAACTACTTCCTGCTGGGCGGCGACTCGATCCGCACCATCGGTCTGCTCAGCCGGGCCCGGGAGAGAGGGCTGGACTTCCGGCTCCAGGACCTCCTGCGCTATCAGACGATCCGGGACCTGGCCCCGCACACCTCCCTGGTCGCCCCCGGCAGCGGCGGCACCCGGTACCGGCCGCTGTCGCTGCTGACGGCCGAGGACCGGGCCGCGCTGCCCGCCGACGTCGAGGACGCCTTCCCGCTCTCCCAGTTGCAGGCCGGCATGCTCTACCACAGCGGGCTTGACGCGGCCGAGCGGATCTACCACAACGTCTGCGGGTACCACATCCGGGCCGCCTGGTCCGAGGACGCCTGGCGCACCGCCGTGGACTCGATGGTGGCCGACCACCAGATACTGCGGGTCTCCTTCCACCTGGAGGGCTTCGGCGAACCGCTCCAGCTGGTGCACCGCCGCGTCACGGCCCCGGTCTCCTTCGAGGACCTGCGCCAACTGGACGAGGCCGGCCGACGAGCCGCCCTGGACGAGCGGTTCACCGCCGAGAAGCGGACCCCGTTCTCCTGGGAGCAGGCCCCGCTGATCCGGTTCCACGTGCAGCGGCTGACCGACCACACCTTCCAGCTGTGGGTCACGGAGCACCACGCGATCCTCGACGGCTGGAGCGAGCGCTCGCTGATCACCGAACTGTTCGACCGCTATCTGCGGTGTGTCGACGGCCCCCGAACATCCGAGGTCGTGTTCCCCGAACCGCCCGCGGCCCGGTTCGGCGCGTTCGTCGCGGAGGAACGCGCCGCCGTGGCCGACGAGGAGCACCGCGCCTTCTGGGCGGAGCACCTGGCCGACTGCGAGTTCACGGCGCTGCCCCGGCTGCGGCCCGCGACGGGGCGGCCCGACATGCGCATCGTCCCCGTGGAGTTGCCGCCGCACGAGGCGTCGGCACTGACCGAGTGCGCCGAACGGCTCGGGGTGCCCATGCGTACCCTTCTGCTCGCCGCCCACCTGCGCGTGGTCTCACTGCTCACCGGAAGCCCGGACGTCGTCACCGGCGTCGTCTACAACGGCCGGACCGAGGACCGCGACGGCGACCGCGTGCTGGGCATGTTCCTCAACACCCTTCCTTTCCGTACCCAGCTGACCGGAGGCACCTGGGACGACCTGGTGACCGCCGTCCACCGCACCGACATCGCCGTACAGCCGCACCGCCGCTTCCCCATGCCGGAGATCAAGCGGGCCGTCGGCGGCCGGGAACTGTTCGAAGCGTTCTTCAACTTCACCCGCTTCCACGTCTACCGGTCGGTCCTGGACCGGGCGGCCGAGCTGGAGGTGCTCGACGAGCGGCGCGTCACCAACACCAGCATCCCGTTCGGCGCCGAGTTCTCCCAGGACCTCGCCTCGGCCGCGGTACGACTGCATCTGCGCTACGACGCCGACCGGTTCACCGACGAGCAGGTGGCCGAGATCGGCGGCTACTACCGGCGGACGCTCACCGCGCTGGCCACCGCTCCCGGGGACCGGTACGAACACACCGTGCTGCTCTCCGAGGCGGAGCTGCGCCGCCTCGACCGGTGGCACGGCGATCCCGTCCCCCGGGACGGCAACCGTCTCTTCCCGGCGCTGTTGGAGGACCGGGCGCGGGAGCGGCCGCACGCACCCGCCGTCGTCGACGGCAGCGCCACGCTCGGCTACGCGGAGCTGAACTCCCGCGCCAACCGACTGGCCCGGGAACTGCTCGCCCGTGGCGCCGGCCCCGGCCGCGTCGTCGCGCTCGCCCTGCCCCGCTCCGCCGAGCTGCTCGTGGCCCTGGTGGCGGTACTGAAGACCGGCGCCGCCTATCTGCCCGTCGACCCGCGGTACCCGCGGGAGCGGATCGCCCTGCTGCTGACGGACGCCCGGCCGACGCTCCTGGTGACCGATGCCGGGACGGACCGTGCCCTGCCCGCGGCCGACGTCCCGCGGCTCGTCCTGGACGAGCCCGCGACCGACAGGGCCGGCCGGCCCGACGGCGATGTCACCGACGCCGAGCGTCCGCGCCCGCTGCGCCCGGCCGACCCGGCCTACATCATCTACACGTCCGGGTCCACCGGGATGCCCAAAGGCGTGGTCGTCTCTCACGCCAACATGGCCGACCTGCTGGCCTGGCTGGCCGGCTTCCTCGGCACGGAGGGGCTCACCCAGGTCCAGGCCACCACCTCGGTCAGCTTCGACGTCTCCGTCTTCGAGATCTTCGGCCCGCTCGCCACGGGCGGCACCGTCCGGATCCACCGGGACCTGCTCGCGCTGGCGGAGGAGGAGACCCTGGCGGCCGGCCCGGTCACCGCGCCCGCCCTGGTCAGCGGGGTGCCCTCGGTCTTCGCCGATCTGATCCGGCGCCTGGACCCGGCGGTCACCGCGGGTACGGTGGTGCTGGCCGGCGAACAGCTGGGCGCCGCGGTGGCGAACGAGATCGCGGCGGCGTTCCCCGGGGCACGCGTCGCCAACATCTACGGCCCCAGCGAGGCTCCCGTCTACGCCACCGGTTGGCTCGGCGACGGCCCCTTCGACCAGGCACCCCCGGTGGGCCGCCCGTCCTGGAACACCCGCGCCTACGTTCTCGACCAGGGACTGTGCCCGGTGCCCGTGGCCGTGCCGGGCGAGCTGTACCTGGGCGGCCCGGGCCTCGCCGCCGGCTACCTCGGCCGGCCCTCGCTCACCGCGGAGCGCTTCGTCGCCGACCCGTACGGCGAGCCGGGAGCCCGGATGTACCGCACGGGGGACCTCGTGCGCTGGTTGCCGGACGGCAACCTGGAGTTCCTCGGACGGCTGGACGACCAAGTCAAGATCAACGGCTTCCGGATCGAGCTGGGCGAGGTGGAGGCGGTGCTCGTCCGCCACCCCCACGTCGCCCAGGCGGCCGTCGCGGTCCGCGAGGACCGTCCCGGTGACCGGAGGCTGGTCGGCTACGTCGTCCTCGAACCCGGAGCCGCGACCGACGGCCCCGCGCTGCGCCGCCACGTCGAGGGCACACTGCCCCGGCACATGGTGCCGATGGTCGTCACCCTGCCGGCCCTGCCCCGCACCCCCAACGGCAAGCTGGACCGGCGGGCGCTGCCCGCGCCGGACCCCGGCCGCGCGGCGGGCCGCGAGGAGCGCCCGCCCGGCACCGCCCTGGAGAAGGAGCTGGCCACACTCTTCGGCGAGGTCCTGGGCACGGACGGCCCGGACGGCCGGCTCGGTGCGCACGACAGCTTCTTCGACCTCGGCGGTCACTCGCTCCTCGCCTTCCGGCTGCTGGGGCTGCTGCGCTCCCGTTTCGGGGCCCGGTTCGGCATCGACACCCTGTTCCGTGTCCCGACCGTCGCCGGTCTGGCCGCCCTCCTCGACGGTCCGGCGCCGGAGGTCGACCCGGGCGGTGCGCTGGACGTACTGATCCCGCTGCGGCCGCACGGCGGCCGGGAGCCGCTGTTCTGCTTCCACCCCGGCGTCGGGCTCGGCTGGGTGTACTCGGGGCTGCTCCGCCACCTGGACGCCGATCGCCCGGTCTACGGCCTCCAGTCCCGTGGCCTGGACGACCCCGCCGCCCTGATCCCGGACCTGACCGCGATGGCCAGGGACCATGTGGCGCAGCTGCGCTCCGTCCAACCCCAGGGCCCTTACCACCTGTTGGGCTGGTCCATGGGCGGCATCCTCGCCCACGAGGCGGCCCGGCTGCTGCGCGCCGAAGGCGAGGAGGTCGCTCTGCTGGCGCTGCTCGACTCCTATCCCCGGCGGCCGGACGCCCGTCCGGTCGACTACGACCAGCCCGAGGCCCTCGCGGAGGTGCTGCACTCACTCGGGATCCGGCACCCGGACGGCGCGCCGCCGCTCGACCCGGCGGCGGCCCTGCGCGTCCTGACGGAGCACGGCAGCCCGCTCGGCACGCTGTCGAGCGGTCAGCTGGCCTCGGTGGCCGAGGTGTTCACCAACAACGTCAACGCGCAGCGGCGGCACGACTCCCGGCCCGTCGACGTGGACGTGCTGTTCTTCGAGGCGATGGAGGGCAAGGCGCCGGATCCCGAGGGGCCGGGCGACTGGGCGCCGTACACGAGCGGACGGATCGAGAGTCATCCGATCGCCTGCCGGCACGGTGACATGCTCGCCCCCGGCCCCCTGGCCGACATCGCCGCCGTGCTCGCCCGGCGCCTGGACGGCCCGGACCACACCGCGTGA